The Epilithonimonas zeae genome contains a region encoding:
- a CDS encoding ATP-dependent DNA ligase: protein MKNFAELINALESTNKTNAKIDAIIDYLERAPDDDKLWFIALFTGKRPKRNVNTNYMKEWALEITQLPFWLFQESYSSVGDLGETLSLILPPPTEKIEKSLSEWMNEIVGLKNKSDAEKKEFVLNSWNGLDYTERLIFNKLLGGSFRIGVSDKTLINALTKFSGQEASTLMHSLMGKWQPDEVNFKELISAENINPDNSKPYPFCLAYPLEKDLEDLGKPEEWLIEYKWDGIRGQIIRRNDEVFIWSRGEELVTEQFPEIKEVVQNMKGNFVIDGEILAVKEGNVLNFNELQKRLNRKTLTKKMLAEIPIEVFAYDILELEGTDLREKPISARRAMLEELLLNENPENIKISQAIDFENWEDLNQIRENSREINSEGLMLKQKNSHYHSGRKKGDWWKWKINPLTIDAVLIYAQKGSGRRSAYYTDYSFAVKSGDKLVTIAKAYSGLTDKEIMEVSKFVNKNAIEKFGPVRTVKPELVFEIAFEGIGFSNRHKSGVALRFPRILRWRKDKTVDEIDDIEEIKKLIQ, encoded by the coding sequence ATGAAAAATTTCGCAGAACTCATCAACGCACTCGAAAGCACCAATAAAACCAATGCTAAAATCGATGCAATCATTGATTATCTGGAACGAGCGCCGGATGATGACAAACTTTGGTTTATCGCTTTATTTACAGGAAAAAGACCAAAGCGTAACGTGAACACCAATTATATGAAAGAATGGGCGTTGGAAATTACACAATTACCATTTTGGCTATTTCAGGAGAGTTATTCTTCGGTCGGAGATTTGGGCGAAACGTTGTCATTGATTCTTCCGCCACCAACAGAAAAAATCGAGAAATCTTTATCTGAATGGATGAATGAAATCGTCGGTTTAAAAAATAAATCAGATGCGGAAAAGAAAGAATTCGTTCTGAATTCCTGGAACGGTTTGGATTACACAGAACGATTGATTTTCAATAAATTATTGGGTGGAAGTTTCAGAATCGGAGTTTCAGATAAAACTTTGATTAATGCGTTGACAAAATTTTCCGGACAGGAAGCAAGCACGCTGATGCACAGTTTGATGGGAAAATGGCAACCTGATGAAGTAAATTTTAAGGAATTGATTTCGGCTGAAAACATTAATCCAGATAATTCAAAACCTTATCCTTTTTGTTTGGCTTATCCGCTTGAAAAAGACTTGGAAGATTTAGGAAAACCTGAAGAATGGCTCATCGAATATAAGTGGGACGGAATCCGTGGACAAATCATCAGACGGAATGATGAAGTTTTTATCTGGTCTCGTGGAGAAGAATTGGTTACCGAACAATTTCCCGAAATCAAAGAAGTTGTCCAGAATATGAAAGGTAATTTTGTGATTGACGGAGAAATACTTGCGGTAAAAGAAGGTAATGTTTTAAATTTTAACGAATTACAGAAACGATTAAACCGCAAAACCTTAACAAAAAAAATGCTCGCAGAAATTCCGATTGAAGTTTTTGCATATGATATTTTGGAACTGGAAGGAACAGATTTACGGGAAAAACCAATCTCGGCAAGACGGGCAATGCTGGAAGAATTATTATTAAATGAAAATCCTGAAAACATCAAAATTTCTCAAGCCATTGATTTTGAAAACTGGGAAGATTTAAACCAAATCAGAGAAAATTCCAGAGAAATCAACAGTGAAGGTCTGATGCTGAAGCAGAAAAACTCTCACTATCATTCAGGACGAAAAAAAGGCGATTGGTGGAAATGGAAAATCAATCCGTTGACAATTGATGCCGTGCTGATTTACGCTCAAAAAGGAAGCGGACGACGGAGCGCTTATTACACCGATTACAGTTTTGCTGTGAAAAGTGGCGATAAATTAGTTACTATTGCAAAAGCCTATTCCGGATTGACCGACAAAGAAATAATGGAAGTGAGCAAATTTGTGAATAAAAATGCAATTGAAAAATTCGGTCCAGTCCGAACTGTAAAACCTGAACTGGTTTTCGAAATTGCATTTGAAGGAATTGGTTTCAGCAACCGACACAAAAGTGGTGTTGCACTGCGTTTTCCGAGGATTTTAAGATGGCGGAAAGATAAAACTGTGGATGAGATTGATGATATTGAAGAAATTAAGAAATTGATACAGTAA
- a CDS encoding ligase-associated DNA damage response exonuclease: MKLITFTNKGIYCPQGKFYIDPWRPVDYAVITHGHADHARWGMKKYLCHHFTKPILKKRIAEDIECQTLQYGEVLNINGVKLSLHPAGHIIGSAQIRLEYKGYISVISGDYKVQDDGLSTPFELVKCNEFVTESTFGLPIYNWLEVPDLNKRLQNWVLRNQENQKTSVFIGYSLGKAQRIMKAVEGMGKIHVHYSIGKLNKAFEEVGIVLPDYEVPDFRENIKHVSGDIVIVPPALVDSNVIKKIPDAATAICSGWMQVRGARRWRSMDAGFPMSDHADWKGLLEAVKATEAEIVHVTHGQTEVFSKYLNEIGIKSDVVETLYGDDDEEVTEKETIENSDV; the protein is encoded by the coding sequence TTGAAACTCATCACATTCACAAACAAAGGTATTTACTGTCCACAGGGGAAATTTTATATTGACCCTTGGCGACCCGTAGATTATGCGGTCATAACGCACGGTCACGCCGACCACGCCCGTTGGGGAATGAAAAAATACCTTTGTCATCATTTCACAAAACCGATTTTAAAGAAAAGAATTGCTGAAGATATTGAGTGCCAGACTTTGCAATATGGCGAAGTTCTCAATATCAACGGTGTGAAACTTTCGCTTCATCCGGCTGGACATATCATTGGTTCGGCTCAGATTCGGTTGGAATACAAAGGTTATATTAGTGTGATTTCCGGAGATTACAAAGTTCAGGATGATGGCTTGAGCACGCCTTTCGAATTGGTAAAATGTAACGAATTTGTCACAGAAAGTACTTTCGGGCTTCCTATTTACAATTGGCTCGAAGTTCCGGATTTGAATAAAAGACTTCAGAACTGGGTTTTGAGAAACCAAGAAAATCAGAAAACTTCTGTTTTCATCGGTTATTCTTTGGGTAAAGCACAGCGGATAATGAAAGCCGTTGAAGGAATGGGAAAAATCCACGTTCACTACTCGATTGGTAAATTAAATAAAGCCTTTGAAGAAGTCGGAATCGTACTTCCAGATTATGAAGTTCCCGATTTCAGGGAAAACATCAAACACGTTTCCGGCGATATTGTCATTGTTCCGCCAGCTTTGGTTGACAGCAATGTGATTAAGAAAATTCCTGATGCCGCAACAGCGATTTGTTCCGGCTGGATGCAGGTTCGTGGTGCCAGAAGATGGCGAAGTATGGACGCTGGTTTCCCGATGAGCGACCACGCAGACTGGAAAGGTTTGCTGGAAGCTGTGAAAGCAACGGAAGCAGAAATCGTACACGTTACACACGGACAAACCGAAGTTTTTTCGAAATATTTAAACGAAATCGGAATTAAATCTGATGTTGTGGAAACACTTTATGGAGATGATGATGAAGAGGTAACTGAAAAAGAAACCATCGAAAATTCTGACGTATGA
- a CDS encoding Crp/Fnr family transcriptional regulator, whose amino-acid sequence MKENLLQASTEPLLNYFNKTIPLNAEETQLVTELFKSRLYRKKQFVLQENDVCNQFNFVVRGCLRMYKIDEKGNTHILQFASENWWMIDIGSFHQKKPSELCIDALEDTMVLQISYENLIKLYTSAPKFDRIFRVLIENSFVTLQNRLLQNISSTAEERYLSFLDRYSHLSNRLPQTQIASFLGITPEFLSKLKAKLLKEKS is encoded by the coding sequence ATGAAAGAAAATCTGCTTCAAGCTTCCACAGAGCCTTTGCTTAATTATTTCAATAAAACGATTCCTTTGAATGCTGAGGAAACTCAACTTGTAACAGAACTTTTCAAATCGAGACTTTACAGAAAAAAACAGTTTGTTTTGCAGGAAAATGATGTCTGCAATCAATTTAATTTTGTGGTTCGTGGCTGTTTGAGAATGTATAAAATTGACGAAAAAGGAAATACGCATATTCTGCAATTTGCTTCAGAAAACTGGTGGATGATTGATATCGGAAGCTTTCATCAGAAAAAACCTTCAGAATTGTGCATTGATGCGCTGGAAGATACGATGGTTCTTCAAATAAGTTATGAAAATTTAATCAAACTTTATACTTCGGCTCCGAAATTTGACAGAATTTTCAGGGTTTTAATTGAAAACAGTTTTGTCACCCTGCAAAATCGTCTGCTTCAAAACATCAGCTCAACTGCCGAAGAGCGTTATCTTTCTTTTCTTGACAGGTATTCTCATCTTTCTAACCGACTACCACAAACCCAAATCGCTTCATTTTTGGGAATTACGCCCGAGTTTTTAAGTAAACTAAAAGCAAAATTACTTAAAGAAAAATCTTAA
- a CDS encoding NADPH-dependent F420 reductase, whose protein sequence is MTTSKIAVIGLGNIGQAVAGNLAKSQREFFVADRNLEKAKEFSANLGNKAQPIDIESAVKNAQILILAIPFEAIEGFLKEYAEDLKGKIIVDPSNPIAPDENGGFKKIIGENESAGEINSKFLPENAKLVKALGTLGAVSLSESAYQNPEKSVLFYATDDESINFEVEDLIKDNGFEPLRIGDINQSIRIEVFGDLHEFGALGKPVTLTEAKGKI, encoded by the coding sequence ATGACAACATCAAAAATTGCCGTCATCGGCTTAGGGAATATCGGACAAGCAGTTGCCGGAAATCTTGCAAAATCACAAAGAGAATTTTTCGTTGCGGACAGAAATCTTGAAAAAGCAAAAGAATTTTCTGCAAATTTGGGAAACAAAGCACAGCCAATTGACATTGAAAGTGCTGTAAAAAATGCACAAATTTTAATTTTAGCTATTCCGTTTGAAGCAATTGAAGGATTTTTAAAGGAATATGCGGAAGATTTGAAAGGGAAAATCATTGTTGACCCTTCCAACCCAATTGCTCCGGATGAAAATGGAGGTTTCAAAAAAATCATTGGAGAAAATGAATCTGCCGGAGAAATCAATTCAAAATTTTTACCTGAAAATGCAAAGTTAGTGAAGGCTTTAGGAACTCTTGGAGCGGTCTCTTTATCAGAATCTGCTTATCAAAATCCGGAAAAATCAGTTTTATTCTATGCTACAGATGATGAAAGTATCAATTTTGAAGTGGAAGATTTAATAAAAGATAATGGTTTTGAACCTTTAAGAATCGGTGACATAAATCAATCCATAAGAATTGAAGTTTTTGGCGACCTGCACGAGTTTGGAGCGTTGGGAAAACCTGTTACATTAACCGAAGCAAAAGGAAAAATATAA
- a CDS encoding pyridoxamine 5'-phosphate oxidase family protein, translating into MSTENLTQQEAIKKIKELSEKARICMFATELDRLPVNSRPMSLQETDDNGNLWFISSETSNKNFEIKEDNRVQLYFMNNSDSEYLSIYGEAFVYTDRATIEEKWSPMANAWFDGKDDPNVSIIRVEPKETYYWDTKAGKLVSLLSFAAAAISGSKTDNSDGVEGTATI; encoded by the coding sequence ATGTCTACAGAAAATCTTACACAGCAAGAAGCAATTAAAAAAATTAAGGAACTATCTGAAAAAGCCAGGATTTGTATGTTCGCCACAGAACTAGACAGATTACCAGTCAATTCGAGACCAATGTCTTTGCAGGAAACCGACGACAATGGAAATCTTTGGTTCATCAGTAGCGAAACAAGCAATAAAAATTTCGAAATCAAGGAAGATAATCGCGTACAACTTTATTTTATGAACAACAGCGACTCCGAATATCTGTCTATCTATGGGGAAGCCTTTGTTTACACAGACCGCGCAACCATCGAAGAAAAGTGGTCGCCAATGGCAAACGCTTGGTTTGACGGAAAAGACGACCCGAATGTTTCCATCATCCGAGTTGAACCGAAAGAAACTTATTATTGGGACACAAAAGCAGGAAAATTAGTTAGTCTTTTAAGTTTTGCAGCAGCTGCAATCAGCGGAAGTAAAACCGACAATTCTGACGGAGTTGAAGGAACCGCAACGATTTAA
- a CDS encoding SDR family oxidoreductase — MEKETKKKIRPKQKQRRPGLEKKMNPIPETDPINYPKEGKLKNKVALITGGDSGIGKAVALLFAKEGADIIIAYLSETKDAKETQKEVEAYSRKCTLIKGDLGKENHCKKVIETSIKIHNKIDIIINNAGLHWESESIEEISTDQLIRTFQNNVFSYFWVTKYALPYLNKGASIINTSSVTAYRGSPKLIDYSATKGAIISFTRSLSANLVDKGIRVNAVAPGPIWTPLIASSFKPKKNSEFGSDSPMKRAGQPNEVAPSFLFLASDDSRYISGQVLHPNGGEIVNG; from the coding sequence ATGGAAAAGGAGACGAAAAAGAAAATAAGACCTAAGCAAAAACAAAGACGGCCGGGATTGGAAAAGAAAATGAATCCAATTCCTGAAACTGATCCAATCAATTATCCGAAAGAAGGAAAATTAAAAAATAAAGTCGCTTTAATTACAGGCGGAGACAGTGGGATCGGGAAAGCAGTTGCGCTTCTGTTTGCAAAAGAAGGCGCCGATATTATTATCGCTTATCTCAGCGAGACCAAAGATGCAAAAGAAACTCAAAAAGAAGTAGAAGCTTATTCCAGAAAATGCACTTTGATAAAAGGAGATTTGGGAAAAGAAAATCATTGTAAAAAAGTAATCGAAACTTCAATAAAGATTCACAATAAAATCGATATTATCATCAATAATGCTGGTCTACACTGGGAATCAGAATCTATTGAAGAAATTTCTACAGACCAATTGATAAGAACATTTCAGAATAATGTTTTTTCTTATTTCTGGGTTACAAAATATGCATTACCTTATTTAAATAAAGGTGCAAGTATTATCAACACTTCATCCGTAACCGCTTACCGAGGAAGTCCAAAATTAATAGACTATTCTGCTACAAAAGGTGCCATCATTTCTTTTACAAGAAGTCTTTCCGCTAATTTGGTTGATAAAGGAATCCGAGTAAATGCTGTTGCACCTGGTCCAATCTGGACACCACTAATTGCATCATCTTTCAAGCCCAAAAAGAATTCTGAATTCGGGAGTGATTCGCCAATGAAGCGTGCGGGACAGCCCAATGAGGTGGCTCCAAGTTTTCTATTTTTAGCCAGCGACGATTCCAGATATATAAGCGGTCAAGTCTTACATCCGAATGGCGGGGAAATTGTTAATGGATAA
- a CDS encoding DUF2490 domain-containing protein: protein MVFTKAKLFFSALFLVLISNSFSAQNRISNHNNIGWYAYNGTFKLDSRFSIHTEYQWRRNDYITTWQQSLLRLGINYQANPNLQLRLGYAWAETFPYGEIPLNGMGKDFTEHRIYEMTTVTDKIGKIDLSHRFILEQRWVGRYSNANLTSEDQYPFMNRARYMIRLQMPLKGTSIASKTPYVAVYDEVMIGFGKNVGENVFDQNRIGVLLGYKFNDLVRVEGGYLNQIVQLGREVEGKNVFQYNNGFIVSANFNFDFSKKSE, encoded by the coding sequence ATGGTTTTCACTAAAGCAAAATTATTCTTTAGCGCATTATTTTTAGTTTTAATTTCAAATTCATTTTCCGCACAAAACCGAATCAGCAACCACAACAATATTGGCTGGTACGCTTACAACGGAACTTTCAAATTAGATTCCAGATTTTCCATCCACACCGAATATCAGTGGAGACGAAATGATTATATCACAACCTGGCAACAGAGTCTTTTGCGTCTGGGAATCAATTATCAGGCAAACCCGAATCTGCAATTACGACTTGGTTATGCTTGGGCAGAGACTTTTCCTTACGGCGAAATCCCGTTGAACGGAATGGGGAAAGACTTCACAGAACATAGGATTTACGAAATGACAACTGTGACGGACAAGATTGGAAAAATCGATTTGTCACACCGTTTTATACTGGAACAACGCTGGGTTGGGAGATATTCTAATGCCAATCTGACCTCGGAAGACCAATATCCTTTTATGAACAGAGCGCGGTATATGATTCGTTTGCAAATGCCTTTGAAAGGAACTTCGATTGCATCAAAAACGCCTTATGTTGCAGTTTATGATGAGGTGATGATTGGATTCGGGAAAAATGTCGGTGAGAATGTTTTTGACCAAAACCGAATCGGAGTTTTGTTAGGTTATAAATTTAATGATTTGGTGAGAGTAGAAGGTGGTTATCTGAATCAGATTGTACAGTTGGGAAGGGAAGTGGAAGGCAAAAATGTGTTCCAGTACAACAATGGTTTTATTGTAAGTGCAAATTTTAATTTTGATTTCTCCAAAAAATCAGAATAA
- the pheA gene encoding prephenate dehydratase, with protein sequence MKIAFLGPEASFTQLTATQLFPNEELIPKANILDCFLAVQNNEVDKAVVPLENSIEGTVSMTLDYLYQTPEIRVEAEAVMPIAHHLMIHPSQENDNPIEKIYSHPQALAQSFHSLNKNYPDVPKQEFASTAAAAKRVSENPDRKIAAVANKFAAELYGLRIINGNIHDVEENHTRFIVISKSEESFDSDLNSSGKKTGLLITLPQDHAGGLHQVLSVFAWRNMNLSKIESRTLKTKLGNYFFFVTVVGDWNNVLYINSIDELRAIGADVKFLGNYKEFLLES encoded by the coding sequence ATGAAAATAGCATTCTTAGGACCCGAAGCCTCTTTTACGCAGTTGACCGCGACTCAATTATTCCCAAACGAAGAATTGATTCCGAAAGCTAATATTTTAGATTGCTTTCTTGCGGTTCAGAATAATGAAGTTGATAAAGCGGTTGTTCCTTTGGAAAACTCGATAGAAGGGACGGTTTCTATGACTTTGGATTATCTTTATCAGACACCTGAAATCCGAGTTGAAGCTGAAGCTGTAATGCCGATTGCGCATCATTTGATGATTCATCCAAGTCAAGAAAATGATAACCCGATTGAGAAAATCTATTCTCATCCGCAGGCTTTAGCTCAAAGCTTTCATTCATTGAATAAAAATTATCCAGACGTTCCGAAACAGGAGTTCGCTTCTACGGCAGCTGCTGCAAAACGTGTTTCTGAAAATCCGGATAGAAAAATTGCAGCTGTTGCAAACAAATTTGCTGCAGAATTATACGGATTGAGAATCATTAACGGCAATATTCACGATGTTGAAGAGAATCATACGAGATTCATTGTTATTTCTAAAAGTGAGGAAAGTTTTGACAGCGATTTAAACAGTTCCGGAAAGAAAACCGGACTTTTGATTACGCTTCCTCAAGACCACGCCGGTGGACTTCATCAGGTTTTATCGGTTTTTGCGTGGCGAAATATGAACCTTAGCAAAATCGAATCCCGAACTTTGAAAACCAAACTCGGTAATTATTTCTTTTTTGTAACCGTTGTTGGAGATTGGAATAATGTGCTTTACATTAATTCGATTGATGAATTGAGAGCGATTGGCGCTGATGTTAAGTTTTTGGGGAATTATAAGGAGTTTTTGTTGGAGAGTTAA
- a CDS encoding HD domain-containing protein, translated as MSINLNSIFSNLISKYSDNEILKTDYWKEIEKSYSQKSRKYHNLIHLENMILELEEVNDKISDCDSLHFSIFYHDIIYKATSKDNEEKSAEIAKIRLEKLNIPQEKITLIYNQILATKSHKKSEDSDTNFLLDADLAILGQDWKIYENYTQQIRKEYSIYPDFMYKPGRKKVLIHFLEFEEIFKTDYFKGKYEEKARENIQRELEII; from the coding sequence ATGTCGATAAATTTAAATTCAATTTTTTCAAATTTAATCTCAAAATATTCCGATAATGAAATATTAAAAACTGATTATTGGAAAGAAATAGAAAAATCTTATTCTCAGAAAAGCAGAAAATATCACAATCTCATTCATCTTGAAAATATGATTCTTGAATTGGAAGAAGTGAATGATAAAATTTCAGATTGTGATTCTTTACATTTCTCCATTTTCTATCACGACATTATTTACAAAGCGACATCAAAAGACAACGAAGAAAAAAGTGCAGAAATAGCAAAAATCAGACTTGAAAAACTAAATATTCCTCAAGAAAAAATAACTCTAATTTACAATCAAATTCTTGCAACAAAATCCCACAAAAAAAGTGAAGATTCTGACACCAATTTTCTCCTTGATGCAGACTTAGCAATTCTCGGTCAAGATTGGAAAATCTACGAAAATTACACCCAACAAATCCGAAAAGAATATTCAATTTATCCAGACTTTATGTATAAGCCTGGGCGCAAAAAAGTATTGATTCACTTTTTAGAATTCGAAGAAATTTTCAAAACAGATTATTTCAAAGGTAAATATGAAGAAAAAGCAAGAGAAAATATTCAAAGAGAATTAGAGATTATTTAA
- a CDS encoding APC family permease, with the protein MEKKLKLWDAVMIVMGSMIGSGIFIVSADIMRNLGSGYWMIVVWLITAVMTVAAAISYGELSAMFPKAGGQYTYITEIFGKPMGFLYGWGMFTVIQTGTIAAVAVAFGKFTAYLIPSLNDAAPIFQSGEFKITWIQILAIVVILFLTFVNTKGVQFGKILQNVFTSSKIIALLGLIVLGFVLISQSNWSSNMSFGWDAFQNLKQTEWKSISGATVLGGIAAAMVGSVFSSVAWENVTFISGEIENPKKNVVKAMILGTSAVMILYLLVNFVYLNALDRDSIAFAANDRVAVAAAEKMFGNAGTIIIAILVMISTFGCVNGIVLAGARVFQTMAKDGLFLKSAVENNKNGVPEKSLWMQGIWASLLCLSGQYGDLLDMISFVIVLFYMITVFGVIYLRIKKPELERGYKTFLYPFTPILYLLIGTGFCILLFIYKPQYTWPGLGLILLGLPVYFFINKKVINLDNTQDED; encoded by the coding sequence ATGGAAAAGAAACTCAAACTTTGGGACGCTGTGATGATCGTAATGGGCTCGATGATAGGAAGCGGGATTTTTATCGTGAGCGCAGACATTATGCGAAATCTCGGTTCTGGTTACTGGATGATTGTTGTTTGGCTAATCACTGCAGTGATGACTGTAGCAGCAGCTATTAGTTATGGCGAATTATCAGCAATGTTTCCAAAAGCAGGCGGGCAATATACTTACATCACAGAAATTTTCGGGAAACCAATGGGATTTCTTTATGGCTGGGGAATGTTCACAGTCATTCAAACCGGAACAATTGCTGCGGTTGCTGTTGCGTTTGGAAAGTTTACAGCTTACTTGATTCCAAGTTTAAATGACGCTGCTCCTATTTTTCAAAGTGGCGAATTTAAAATTACCTGGATTCAGATTCTGGCGATTGTTGTGATTCTGTTTCTAACATTTGTAAATACGAAAGGCGTTCAGTTCGGTAAAATCCTTCAAAATGTGTTTACTTCATCCAAAATCATCGCCCTTCTTGGTTTGATTGTTCTTGGTTTTGTTTTGATTTCTCAATCCAATTGGAGCTCTAATATGAGTTTCGGTTGGGATGCATTCCAAAACCTGAAGCAAACCGAATGGAAAAGCATTTCCGGTGCAACTGTTTTGGGCGGAATTGCTGCGGCAATGGTTGGTTCGGTTTTCAGTTCTGTAGCTTGGGAAAACGTAACTTTCATTTCTGGAGAAATCGAAAATCCAAAAAAGAACGTTGTAAAAGCAATGATTCTGGGAACTTCTGCTGTGATGATTCTTTATCTTTTAGTGAATTTCGTTTACCTCAATGCACTCGACAGAGATTCTATCGCTTTTGCGGCGAATGACAGAGTTGCAGTTGCTGCAGCCGAAAAAATGTTCGGAAATGCAGGAACGATTATCATTGCGATTCTTGTGATGATTTCGACTTTTGGCTGTGTGAACGGAATTGTTTTAGCAGGCGCAAGAGTTTTCCAGACTATGGCAAAAGACGGATTGTTCTTGAAATCAGCCGTTGAAAATAACAAAAACGGGGTTCCTGAAAAATCACTTTGGATGCAGGGAATTTGGGCAAGTTTGCTTTGTCTTAGTGGACAATACGGCGATTTGCTGGATATGATTTCATTTGTGATTGTTTTGTTTTATATGATTACAGTTTTTGGTGTCATCTATCTGAGAATCAAAAAACCTGAGCTGGAAAGAGGTTACAAAACCTTTCTTTATCCTTTCACGCCTATTCTCTATCTTTTGATTGGAACGGGATTTTGTATTCTGTTATTCATTTATAAACCGCAATATACTTGGCCAGGATTGGGATTGATTTTGCTTGGGTTGCCTGTGTATTTTTTTATTAATAAGAAAGTTATTAACCTTGACAACACTCAAGATGAAGATTAA
- a CDS encoding DUF6688 domain-containing protein, whose amino-acid sequence MSEIVFCVFWILFLVFNFFAVKAMVNKKKIWGEIVLFFIYILSLLFFAFGLMFHTQDYHTAIDPVDECYSPIGGKHIISLLLYFFLYHISAYVLWIKSRKSPPLFLVFCLIFIYIGIIINFALLLQFSIHNTESLSIYKGNDGSFFFVPATLISNIIGILLLNKIISEEKNQAENRSFKSVFLNRCNLFLSQKYEVHIWAIFFLLPVFFLITLILILFGQDYNSMVKVFTDTTTWAFSQKTHPPILDHKGHYLCTVSAKGNPKLVKPTHIGKRHGQPIIVNRQLQIANAFEELIADWSPKIHQFVRSNYDKYGYNLSIKINNQKASDVTYVLMKPLEWFFLFCLYLFCEKPEAKIKKQYL is encoded by the coding sequence ATGTCAGAAATAGTCTTTTGTGTTTTTTGGATCTTGTTTTTGGTATTTAACTTTTTTGCGGTCAAAGCTATGGTCAACAAAAAGAAAATCTGGGGAGAGATTGTTTTATTTTTTATTTACATTCTTTCTTTGTTGTTTTTTGCATTTGGTCTTATGTTCCACACTCAGGATTATCATACAGCTATAGATCCGGTGGACGAATGCTATTCTCCTATTGGTGGGAAACACATTATCTCTTTACTTTTATATTTTTTTCTATATCATATTTCAGCTTATGTACTTTGGATCAAAAGTCGAAAAAGTCCACCCTTGTTTTTGGTATTTTGTCTGATATTCATCTACATTGGGATAATCATCAATTTTGCATTGCTACTTCAATTTAGCATTCACAATACAGAAAGTCTTAGTATTTATAAAGGTAATGACGGTAGTTTCTTCTTTGTTCCAGCAACGCTAATTAGTAATATTATCGGTATTTTACTTTTAAATAAAATTATTTCTGAGGAAAAAAATCAAGCTGAAAACAGAAGTTTCAAAAGTGTGTTTCTAAATCGATGTAATCTTTTTCTATCTCAAAAATATGAAGTTCACATTTGGGCAATTTTCTTTTTATTGCCGGTATTTTTCTTGATTACATTAATTCTGATTCTTTTTGGTCAAGATTATAATTCTATGGTCAAAGTATTTACCGATACCACAACCTGGGCATTTTCGCAGAAAACCCATCCTCCTATATTGGATCATAAAGGACATTATCTATGTACGGTTTCAGCGAAGGGAAATCCGAAACTTGTAAAACCAACCCATATCGGAAAACGTCACGGTCAACCAATTATTGTTAACAGGCAATTGCAGATTGCCAATGCTTTTGAGGAGTTGATTGCGGATTGGTCTCCAAAAATTCATCAGTTTGTAAGATCTAATTATGACAAATATGGTTATAATCTATCAATAAAAATCAATAACCAAAAAGCGTCTGATGTTACTTATGTTTTAATGAAGCCTTTAGAGTGGTTTTTTCTTTTTTGTCTTTATCTTTTCTGTGAAAAACCAGAAGCTAAAATCAAGAAACAATATTTATAA